In Amblyraja radiata isolate CabotCenter1 chromosome 30, sAmbRad1.1.pri, whole genome shotgun sequence, a single window of DNA contains:
- the LOC116989969 gene encoding uncharacterized protein LOC116989969: protein MSEFLQLATLGRPFRLGMLYDCRSETLIPGITLWDLQTLQSNLDRRDQPSTEFHIIASDSMEKKANALNVSGSLKASILAGLVEVKGSAKYLRDTKESKQQARVTLQYKATTRFEQLTMSHLGRQNITYPSVFDEGSATHVITAVLYGAQAFFVFDQMTSSAENIQNIQGNMEVMIKRLPQIAIEGEASLEMTEEQSSQAEKFSCTFYGDFSLKNNPTTYRDAINIFATLPHLLGSGGEHSVPVAVWLHPLNKLDTKAAQLVREISVGLVNRCQCVLEQLSEAAMRCNDLMKDSVAVQFPEIGDRILQFQEKCLQYKLVFQGTLARVLPSIRGGGKEEGLLADILKNREQSPFKHQALTTWLDDKEWEMMVVGLCLRIMKDIPVVKSRRELHKVLMGPVTDYVVCFTFTTLHQEDFYLTEAINSLRSLTAEKMQMPPNAARACTTQHSERWFRSSSITEKMKERSGLLLDFATANSGNGRVKFLVGSAQDDSNVGASIYLYGGGSVRSRCFEPPSQPERPTASGTTHNSVTLQLEPPTCGSDEIVGYKVEYRGSQQEKWTILDTPDTSHSFTISGLEPHQEYHMRYRAVTKVGVSKASEIYKVSTRPTSPPVKPVFQDQSPSPTLSGDGSSQIGADAFNYRNEYKKEPSLDALEGSWEQVQTKDRQCHDSSHRPKRIALKLLEHAQLISRGNPSIYKLNLEREVFNQSKQLVKCFLGKPTIMHKMKTIMLLGATGSGKTTLINGMINYILGVEWGDNFRYQLIQEETGKSQAESQTSSTIAYHLHHQVGFNIDCSLTIIDTPGFGDIRGISQDRQIIDHIREFFTSPQGVDQIDAVCFIVQASLARLTPTQKYVFDSILSIFGKDIAENIQIMVTFADGQRPPVLEALKAAQVPCPKDKKGLPVHFKFNNSAIYAQCPTSGDEWRSDDKGEEDNDFNQVLWKMGTNSMKKFFTALSTMQARSLCLTKEVLKERSQLESVVAGLQPLIQAGLTKLEELKKSQQVLNQNQSKLDENKDFEYEVDVTVKEKRKLGSDDSLVNNCTVCKYSCHDPCPCGSYIFKYWCSSIDWWGNCKVCPRKCPSQKHRREKYRYVCVTKKEKRSYNKLKKKYEKAYGEKMSQQKVMESLEQEFAEVGNTVLELIQELSQGIRRREEIALRPNPLSTPAYIDLLIQAEKDEAKPGFTGRIEALTSVKKEAEVREQIANNEKLSPEYSNEDAAGGKSTGEMLKRKMSNVMDWFSYKKWVGRHRHPHPTQRLPTDDRRSVPIGSKGPTDSHWIRQEGQRTVPGPPESSTPGSGSQCPPSTPAANARRQHPRPVPRQPSPGPLWTLPAAPGHGRDTREGKGTAKQLNNARSAGDLGPSPTTD, encoded by the exons ATGAGTGAGTTCTTGCAACTGGCCACTCTGGGCCGGCCTTTCCGGTTGGGAATGCTGTACGACTGCCGATCAGAAACTTTGATCCCAG GCATCACCCTGTGGGACTTGCAGACACTGCAGAGCAACCTTGACCGTCGTGATCAGCCCAGCACTGAGTTTCACATCATTGCGTCAGATTCCATGGAGAAGAAAGCCAATGCCCTCAATGTGTCAGGGTCACTGAAAGCGAGTATCCTGGCTGGGTTAGTAGAGGTGAAAGGGTCGGCAAAATATCTCAGAGACACGAAGGAATCAAAGCAACAAGCACGAGTTACCCTTCAGTACAAAGCAACAACCAGGTTTGAACAACTGACAATGAGTCACTTAGGGAGACAGAATATTACCTACCCGAGTGTGTTTGATGAGGGCTCAGCCACCCATGTCATTACGGCAGTGCTTTATGGGGCCCAGGCCTTCTTTGTGTTTGATCAAATGACTTCTTCAGCAGAGAACATACAGAATATTCAGGGCAACATGGAGGTGATGATTAAACGTCTCCCTCAGATTGCGATCGAGGGAGAGGCCTCCCTAGAAATGACAGAAGAACAGAGCTCTCAGGCCGAGAAGTTTAGCTGCACATTTTACGGGGACTTCTCACTGAAGAACAATCCCACCACCTACAGAGATGCCATCAATATCTTTGCAACCCTCCCACACCTGCTGGGCTCAGGTGGAGAACATTCAGTGCCCGTCGCAGTCTGGCTCCATCCTCTCAATAAACTGGACACCAAAGCTGCTCAGTTGGTGAGGGAGATCAGCGTGGGACTGGTCAATCGCTGCCAGTGTGTCCTGGAACAGCTCAGTGAGGCCGCGATGAGGTGCAATGACCTGATGAAAGACAGTGTTGCAGTTCAGTTTCCTGAGATTGGGGACAGGATACTTCAATTCCAAGAGAAGTGTCTGCAGTATAAACTGGTTTTCCAAGGGACCTTAGCCAGAGTTTTGCCGTCCATTCGGGGCGGTGGGAAGGAGGAAGGGTTGCTGGCGGACATACTGAAGAACAGGGAGCAGTCACCATTTAAACACCAAGCACTGACCACATGGCTGGATGACAAGGAATGGGAGATGATGGTTGTGGGACTTTGCCTCAGGATAATGAAAGACATACCTGTTGTGAAATCAAGGAGAGAGTTGCATAAAGTGTTGATGGGTCCAGTAACAGACTACGTGGTCTGCTTCACATTCACAACACTGCATCAGGAGGATTTCTACCTTACGGAGGCAATCAATTCTCTCCGATCTCTCAcagcagagaaaatgcagatgccaCCTAATGCTGCCAGAGCCTGTACAACACAACACAGCGAGCGCTGGTTTCGCTCATCGTCCATAACTGAGAAGATGAAGGAACGATCCGGACTGTTACTGGATTTTGCCACAGCCAACAGTGGGAACGGGAGAGTAAAATTCCTTGTTGGATCCGCACAGGATGACAGTAACGTGGGTGCGTCTATTTACCTGTATGGGGGAGGGAGTGTGAGGAGCCGCTGCTTTGAACCCCCGTCTCAGCCTGAGAGACCAACAGCGAGTGGGACAACACACAACAGTGTGACGCTGCAGTTAGAGCCACCCACATGTGGTTCTGATGAGATTGTGGGCTACAAGGTAGAGTATCGAGGTAGCCAGCAGGAGAAATGGACAATACTAGATACACCTGACACATCCCACTCCTTCACGATATCTGGGTTGGAGCCACACCAGGAATATCACATGCGATACAGAGCAGTGACCAAGGTAGGGGTCAGCAAGGCCAGTGAAATCTACAAGGTCTCCACCCGGCCGACAAGTCCTCCTGTTAAACCGGTCTTCCAGGATCAGTCACCCAGCCCAACACTGTCCGGGGACGGATCAAGTCAGATTGGAGCCGACGCATTTAATTACAGGAATGAATACAAGAAAGAACCTTCGTTGGACGCATTAGAAGGATCATGGGAGCAGGTTCAGACAAAAGACAGACAATGCCACGATAGTTCACACAGACCAAAGAGAATTGCCCTGAAACTTCTCGAACATGCTCAATTAATATCCAGAGGAAACCCTTCCATTTACAAGCTCAACCTAGAAAGGGAGGTGTTTAATCAGTCCAAGCAACTTGTGAAATGCTTCTTAGGAAAGCCCACCATTATGCACAAGATGAAGACAATTATGTTGCTGGGGGCAACTGGATCAGGAAAGACAACCCTCATCAACGGGATGATCAACTACATCTTGGGCGTGGAGTGGGGGGACAACTTCAGATACCAGTTAATACAGGAGGAGACGGGAAAATCCCAGGCTGAGAGCCAGACTTCCTCCACCATTGCCTACCATCTCCACCACCAGGTAGGGTTTAACATCGACTGCTCTCTGACTATAATCGACACGCCAGGATTCGGGGACATCAGGGGCATCAGCCAGGATCGACAGATCATTGACCACATCCGCGAGTTCTTCACTTCCCCACAGGGCGTTGATCAGATCGACGCGGTCTGTTTCATCGTCCAAGCCTCCTTGGCTCGCCTGACCCCGACACAGAAATATGTCTTCGATTCCATCCTTTCCATTTTTGGCAAAGATATTGCGGAGAACATTCAGATAATGGTGACGTTCGCGGACGGGCAGCGCCCCCCAGTTCTGGAGGCCCTGAAAGCCGCCCAGGTACCCTGCCCCAAAGACAAAAAGGGATTGCCAGTACACTTCAAGTTTAACAATTCTgccatttatgcccagtgtccgaCCTCTGGTGACGAGTGGAGATCTGACGACAAAGGGGAAGAGGATAATGACTTTAACCAGGTGTTGTGGAAGATGGGGACAAACAGTATGAAGAAGTTCTTCACAGCTCTGAGCACGATGCAGGCGAGGAGCCTGTGCCTGACCAAAGAGGTTCTGAAGGAACGTAGCCAGCTGGAGTCTGTAGTGGCCGGGTTGCAGCCTCTGATCCAAGCAGGGCTGACCAAATTAGAGGAGCTCAAAAAATCCCAACAAGTTCTGAACCAAAACCAGTCCAAACTGGACGAAAATAAAGATTTTGAGTACGAGGTCGATGTGACTGTTAAAGAAAAGAGGAAACTTGGCAGCGATGATTCATTAGTAAACAACTGTACGGTTTGTAAATACAGTTGTCACGACCCCTGTCCGTGTGGAAGTTATATTTTCAAATACTGGTGTTCATCAATTGACTGGTGGGGAAATTGTAAAGTCTGTCCGAGGAAGTGCCCCTCGCAAAAACACCGAAGGGAAAAGTATAGGTATGTCTGTGTAACAAAAAAGGAGAAGAGGTCGTACAACAAACTGAAGAAAAAGTATGAGAAGGCATACGGTGAGAAGATGAGTCAGCAGAAGGTTATGGAGTCACTTGAGCAGGAGTTTGCTGAGGTGGGGAACACAGTTCTGGAGCTGattcaagaattatcccagggcaTTAGACGACGTGAAGAAATAGCCCTGAGACCAAACCCGTTGTCCACCCCGGCTTATATTGACCTCCTGATTCAGGCTGAGAAAGACGAAGCAAAGCCAGGCTTCACTGGGCGAATTGAGGCACTGACCTCTGTGAAGAAGGAGGCAGAGGTCAGAGAACAAATCGCGAACAATGAGAAGCTGTCACCAGAGTATTCGAATGAAGATGCGGCGGGAgggaaaagtactggagaaatgtTAAAGAGAAAAATGTCAAACGTGATGGACTGGTTCTCTTACAAGAA GTGGGTTGGCCGGCACCGGCACCCCCACCCTACCCAACGGCTTCCCACCGATGACCGCCGCTCAGTCCCCATCGGCTCCaaggggccaaccgacagccactggataaggcaAGAGGGGCAGCGGACGGTCCCCGGCCCACCAGAGAGCAGCACCCCTGGGAGCGGGAGCCAGTGCCCCCCCTCCACACCGGCTGCAAACGCAAGGCGCCAACACCCCAGGCCAGTGCCCCGCCAGCCCAGCCCAGGGCCTCTCTGGACACTTCCAGCCGCCCCCGGACAcggacgggacacccgggaggggaagGGGACAGCCAAGCAACTCAACAACGcccgcagtgccggagacctgggcccGAGCCCAACCACGGACTAA